A window of the Bdellovibrio svalbardensis genome harbors these coding sequences:
- a CDS encoding tetratricopeptide repeat protein — protein MQMLENQFVQKSSDKITENQGENSSIENFNEGAGRIYFDPQQAIADFESEIQTDLPTPARDAKIPTYLLNARILAKHREYKLALNLLREASNRDSNNPETLKLLAFCLDKTARLQEALIVRKNLVTVDYGFESLFGLATALYKVGRDQEALDKYFEALSVLTEEDDNLFELYKNMGNIFVRQGDFDGAEEYYNKAYTVNTQSDVLLVNFGTLEVQRNDFDKSLYCFRKAVEINPENDKAWVGLAMVHNQFGDSELAWANLETALDIKPQNRTAAHLAANWGLRDGKTLKAIEALQNYLGEVEEDEDMSLVLINLFCTTGQIDKALLEMERVLLWNPDHKEVRALKKKITSSQRAA, from the coding sequence ATGCAGATGTTGGAAAATCAGTTCGTTCAAAAGTCCAGTGACAAAATCACCGAGAATCAAGGTGAGAACTCATCTATAGAAAATTTCAATGAAGGCGCTGGCAGAATTTATTTTGACCCGCAACAGGCGATCGCGGATTTCGAATCGGAAATTCAAACAGATCTTCCAACACCGGCTCGTGACGCGAAAATTCCGACCTATCTGTTAAATGCTCGCATATTGGCAAAACACAGAGAGTATAAACTGGCATTGAATCTTTTGCGTGAAGCCAGCAATCGCGATTCAAACAATCCAGAGACTCTGAAGCTTTTGGCCTTCTGCTTGGACAAGACGGCTCGTCTGCAAGAAGCTTTGATCGTCAGAAAGAACTTAGTCACCGTAGACTATGGCTTTGAAAGCCTGTTCGGGTTGGCGACAGCTCTCTATAAAGTGGGACGCGATCAAGAAGCTCTAGATAAATATTTTGAAGCTCTTTCTGTATTAACAGAGGAAGATGACAATCTCTTCGAACTTTACAAAAACATGGGCAATATCTTTGTTCGCCAAGGCGACTTTGATGGTGCTGAAGAGTACTACAATAAAGCTTACACCGTGAACACTCAGTCCGACGTGTTATTGGTGAATTTCGGAACTTTGGAAGTGCAAAGAAATGACTTCGACAAATCTTTGTATTGCTTCCGTAAAGCTGTCGAAATTAATCCCGAAAATGATAAAGCGTGGGTCGGTTTGGCAATGGTTCACAACCAGTTTGGTGACAGTGAACTCGCTTGGGCAAACCTTGAAACTGCGCTGGATATCAAGCCTCAAAACAGAACGGCTGCACATCTGGCGGCGAACTGGGGATTGCGTGATGGCAAGACGTTGAAAGCCATTGAAGCTTTGCAAAACTATCTTGGTGAGGTTGAAGAGGACGAAGATATGTCTTTGGTTCTGATCAATCTTTTCTGCACCACCGGTCAGATCGACAAGGCCCTCCTGGAAATGGAAAGAGTGCTCTTGTGGAATCCGGATCATAAAGAAGTTCGCGCGCTTAAAAAGAAAATCACTTCATCGCAAAGGGCAGCATAA